Proteins encoded together in one Schumannella luteola window:
- a CDS encoding helix-turn-helix domain-containing protein: MPTPNDARDFLVSRRAKVSPEQAGLPAYGGNRRVPGLRREEVALLAGVSVDYYNKLERGNLSGVSESVLDAIARALQLDEAEAAHLHDLARASGRSPVRGTSAGRAGRGGRGVRPSVQHMLDAMTDAPAWVRNARHDLLAANRLGFALYSELFFDEVRPANTARFLFLSERSRRFFRDWDRSADDIVAMLRSEAGRAPHDRGLSELVGELSMRSDDFRRRWARHDVRFHRTGAKKLHHPIIGDLELSYEAMTLSSDPDLTFLAYTAAPGTASADALTLLASWAATLEIDAGRATVVVPDARG; encoded by the coding sequence ATGCCCACCCCGAACGACGCCCGTGACTTCCTGGTGTCGCGCCGGGCCAAGGTCTCGCCCGAGCAGGCCGGGCTGCCCGCCTACGGCGGCAACCGCCGCGTGCCCGGGCTGCGGCGCGAAGAGGTCGCGCTGCTCGCCGGCGTGAGCGTCGACTACTACAACAAGCTCGAGCGGGGGAACCTCTCCGGCGTCTCCGAGTCGGTGCTCGACGCGATCGCGCGGGCGCTGCAGCTCGACGAGGCCGAGGCCGCGCACCTGCACGACCTGGCGCGCGCATCCGGTCGCTCGCCGGTCCGCGGCACTTCGGCGGGGCGCGCGGGTCGTGGCGGTCGGGGCGTGCGCCCCAGCGTGCAGCACATGCTCGATGCGATGACGGATGCGCCCGCCTGGGTGCGCAATGCCCGTCACGATCTGCTCGCCGCCAACCGGCTCGGCTTCGCGCTGTACTCCGAGCTGTTCTTCGACGAGGTGCGGCCGGCGAACACGGCCCGCTTCCTGTTCCTCAGCGAGCGGTCGCGCCGCTTCTTCCGTGACTGGGATCGCTCCGCCGACGACATCGTCGCGATGCTGCGCTCCGAGGCCGGTCGCGCCCCGCACGACCGCGGACTCTCCGAGCTCGTCGGCGAGCTGTCGATGCGCAGCGACGACTTCCGCCGCCGCTGGGCCCGGCACGACGTGCGCTTCCACCGCACCGGAGCGAAGAAGCTGCACCACCCGATCATCGGCGACCTCGAGCTCTCCTACGAGGCCATGACGTTGAGCTCCGACCCCGATCTCACCTTCCTCGCCTACACGGCCGCGCCGGGCACGGCCTCCGCCGACGCCCTCACCCTGCTCGCCAGCTGGGCGGCGACCCTCGAGATCGACGCAGGGCGGGCGACGGTCGTCGTGCCCGACGCGCGGGGCTGA
- a CDS encoding GNAT family N-acetyltransferase — MTTTPNVTLRAATEADLDMLFAISSDLPTWEERNPHSPAPVTRAAWDARGTLALNADPEESLHFVIDVDGEGVGSVSLFDIDRLARHAEVGISLAPGFRGRGIGTAAIGLFAEFAFERRNLRRLHLQAIASNAGAIRAYERAGFVIEGRRREHAWVRGHYEDIVVMGLLRTEWRAAR; from the coding sequence GTGACCACGACGCCGAACGTCACCCTGCGGGCCGCCACCGAGGCCGACCTCGACATGCTCTTCGCGATCTCGAGCGACCTGCCGACCTGGGAGGAGCGCAACCCGCACTCGCCGGCGCCGGTCACGCGGGCCGCCTGGGATGCCCGCGGCACGCTCGCCCTGAACGCGGACCCCGAGGAGTCGCTGCACTTCGTGATCGACGTCGACGGCGAGGGCGTCGGCAGCGTCTCGCTGTTCGACATCGACCGGCTGGCGCGGCACGCCGAGGTCGGCATCTCGCTGGCGCCCGGGTTCCGCGGGCGCGGCATCGGCACGGCGGCGATCGGGCTGTTCGCCGAGTTCGCCTTCGAACGGCGCAACCTGCGCCGCCTCCACCTGCAGGCGATCGCCTCCAACGCGGGCGCGATCCGCGCCTACGAGAGGGCCGGCTTCGTGATCGAAGGCCGGCGACGCGAGCACGCCTGGGTGCGCGGGCACTACGAGGACATCGTCGTGATGGGCCTGCTGCGCACCGAGTGGCGCGCGGCGCGCTGA
- a CDS encoding SHOCT domain-containing protein produces MGFDDGDFGGFDSGFATVFTIVAVIIVLGIIAVIVLAVRNGAKARRAGLDPTTLNTDIAIKVLQSEALRGEQSVEQRLAKLDELKASGAISPDEHAAARARILGEI; encoded by the coding sequence ATGGGATTCGACGACGGAGACTTCGGCGGGTTCGACTCCGGCTTCGCGACCGTGTTCACGATCGTGGCCGTGATCATCGTGCTCGGCATCATCGCGGTGATCGTGCTCGCCGTGCGCAACGGCGCGAAGGCACGGCGGGCGGGTCTCGATCCGACCACGTTGAACACCGACATCGCGATCAAGGTGCTGCAGAGCGAGGCCCTTCGCGGCGAGCAGAGCGTCGAGCAGCGGCTCGCGAAGCTCGACGAGCTGAAGGCGAGCGGCGCGATCAGCCCGGACGAGCACGCCGCGGCTCGGGCGCGCATCCTCGGCGAAATCTGA